The Burkholderia cepacia genomic interval AATCAGGATCGACAGGCCCGGCATCGTCACGATCCACCATGCGTTGTCGATGTAGTCGCGCGCGGAGGCCAGCATCGCGCCCCACTCGGCGGTCGGCGGCTGCACGCCGAGGCCGAGGAAGCCGAGCGCGGCCGCGTCGAGGATCGCCGACGAGAAGCCGAGCGTCGCCTGCACGATCAGCGGCGCCGTGCAGTTCGGCAGCACCTGCGAGAACATCAGGCGCAGCGTGCCGGCACCGGCCACGCGCGACGCCGTCACGTACTCCTTCTGCAGCTCGCCGAGCGCCGACGCACGCGTGAGACGCACATAGGCCGGCAGCGCGACGATCGCGATCGCGAACATCGTGTTGGTGAGGCCCGGGCCGATGATCGCGACGACCGCGACCGCGAGCAGCAGCGACGGCAGCGCGAGCAGCACGTCCATGATGCGCATCACGGGCGTGTCGGCCCACTTCTGGAAGAACGCGGCGACGAGCCCGAGCACGATGCCGGGGATCAGCGCGAGCACGACCGACACGAAGCCGATCCAGAACGACATCCGCGCGCCGAACATCAGGCGCGACAGGATGTCGCGGCCCGCTTCGTCGGTGCCGAGGATGAATTGCCAGTTGCCGCCCGCGAGCCACGCGGGCGGGATCTTCACGTAGTCGCGGTATTGCTCGACCGGGCTGTGCGGCGCGAGCAGCGGTGCGAGCAGCGCGACCAGGATCAGCACGATCACGACGATCCCGGCGCCGACGGCGCCGCGGTTGCGCGAGAAGTTGGCCCAGAACTCGCGCAGCGCGAGCGCACGGCCGCCGGCCGGCGCGGATTCGCTCGGCAAGGTGTTTTGCAGATTGCTCATGGAATTACCTCGTGTGGCGGATGCGCGGATTCAGCACGCCGTACAGCAGGTCGACGACCAGGTTCACGACGATCACGAGCGTCGCGATCAGCAGGATGCCGCCCTGGACGACCGGATAGTCGCGGCGGCCGATCGCATCGATCAGCCACTTGCCGACACCGGGCCACGAAAAGAGCGTCTCGGTCAGCACGGCGCCCGCGAGCAGCGTGCCGATCTGCAGGCCGATCACGGTGACGACCGGGATCAGCGCATTGCGCAGCGCATGCACGACGACCACGCGCGCGGGCGACAGCCCCTTCGCGCGTGCGGTGCGGATGTAGTCCTCGCGCAGCACTTCGAGCATCGACGAGCGCGTCATCCGCGCGATCACCGCGAGCGGGATCGTGCCGAGCACGATCGCGGGCAGGATCAGGTGGCTGACCGCCGACTTGAACGCGCCTTCGTCCGGCGCGAGCAACGCGTCGATCAGCATGAAGCCCGTCGGGTGCGGGAAGTCGTATTCGACGGCGATGCGCCCCGACACGGGCGTCCAGCCGAGGGTCGACGAAAACACCATGATGAGGATCAGCCCCCACCAGAAGATCGGCATCGAGTAGCCGGTGAGCGCGGTGCCCATCACGCCGTGATCGACGACCGAACCGCGCCGCAGCGCGGCGATCACGCCGGCCGGCAGGCCGACCGCGAGCGCGAACACGAGCGCGCACAGCGACAGTTCGACGGTCGCCGGGAAGCGCGCGAAGAACTCGCCCGCGACGCTCGTGTTGGTGATGATCGACGTGCCGAGGTCGCCATGCAGCGCCCGGCCGATGTAGTGGAGGTACTGCATGGGCAGCGGCTGGTCGAGCCCGAGGCGTTTCATCGCCTCCGCATGCATTGCGGGATCGACGCCGCGCTCGCCCATCATCACTTCGATGGGGTCGCCCGGTATCAGGTGAATCAGCGCAAACGCCAGGATGGTGATGCCGATGAAAGTCGGGATCACCATCCCCACGCGGCGCAACACGAATGTGAACATGATGCGTCTCGTATTTTCTTGTGGGAAATGTGCGACCGGCGACGGGAAGCTTTTGGCCTCCCGCCGCCGGATGAATTAGCCGGTCTTCGCGACAGCTTACGACAGGCGTATTACTTCACGCCGACACCGTCGAAGCGGGCATAGCCGAGCGGCTCGATACGCATGTCGACCACGTTCTTGCGCACCGGCTGGTAGACCGTCGAGTTGGCGATCGGCGAGAACGGCAGCTGTTGCGCGAAGATCTGCTGGGCCTGCGTGTAGAGCTTCGTCCGCGCGTCCTGGCCCGTCGTCGTGCGGCCCTTCTGGACCAGCTCGTCGAACGGCTTGTAGCACCAGTGCGAGAAGTTGTTGCCCTTGATCGCTTCGCAGCCGAGCAGCGTGCCGAGCCAGTTGTCCGGATCGCCGTTGTCGCCCGTCCAGCCGATCAGCATCGTGTCCTGCTCGCCCGAAAATGCGCGCGCTTGATGTACTCGCCCCACTCGTACGTGACGATCTTCGCCTTCACGCCGATCTTCGCCCAGTCGGCCTGGATCATCTCGGCCATCAGGCGGGCGTTCGGGTTGTACGCGCGCTGCACGGGCATCGCCCACAGCGTGATCTCGAAGCCGTTCGGGAAGCCCGCCTTCGTGAGCAGCGCCTTCGCCTTCGCGGTGTCGTACGCGGGCATCTTCAGGTTCTTGTCGTACGACCATTGGGTCGGCGGCATCGGTGCGCTCGCGGCCTGGCCCGCGCCCTGGTAGACGGATTCGAGGATCGCCTTCTTGTTGATCGCCATGTCGAGCGCCTGACGCACTTCGAGCTTGTCGACCGGCTTGTGCTCGACGTTGTACGCGAGGTAGCCGAGGTTGAAGCCGGCCTGCGACGGCATGTCGATGCCCGCATCGGCCTTCAGCGTCGCGATGTCGGCCGGACGCGGATAGCTCATCACCTGGCATTCGTTGCGCTTGATCTTCTGCACGCGCACGCCCGGGTCGGGCGTGATCGAGAAGATCAGCTTCGAGAGCTTCACTTCGCCCTTCTTCCAGTAATCAGGATTGCCGTCGAACCGGATCGTCGCATCCTTCGTGTAGCTGCGGAAGATGAACGGGCCCGTGCCGACCGGCTTCTGGTTGATGTCGGCGGC includes:
- a CDS encoding ABC transporter permease subunit codes for the protein MSNLQNTLPSESAPAGGRALALREFWANFSRNRGAVGAGIVVIVLILVALLAPLLAPHSPVEQYRDYVKIPPAWLAGGNWQFILGTDEAGRDILSRLMFGARMSFWIGFVSVVLALIPGIVLGLVAAFFQKWADTPVMRIMDVLLALPSLLLAVAVVAIIGPGLTNTMFAIAIVALPAYVRLTRASALGELQKEYVTASRVAGAGTLRLMFSQVLPNCTAPLIVQATLGFSSAILDAAALGFLGLGVQPPTAEWGAMLASARDYIDNAWWIVTMPGLSILISVLAINLLGDGLRDALDPKLKRMA
- a CDS encoding ABC transporter permease subunit, encoding MFTFVLRRVGMVIPTFIGITILAFALIHLIPGDPIEVMMGERGVDPAMHAEAMKRLGLDQPLPMQYLHYIGRALHGDLGTSIITNTSVAGEFFARFPATVELSLCALVFALAVGLPAGVIAALRRGSVVDHGVMGTALTGYSMPIFWWGLILIMVFSSTLGWTPVSGRIAVEYDFPHPTGFMLIDALLAPDEGAFKSAVSHLILPAIVLGTIPLAVIARMTRSSMLEVLREDYIRTARAKGLSPARVVVVHALRNALIPVVTVIGLQIGTLLAGAVLTETLFSWPGVGKWLIDAIGRRDYPVVQGGILLIATLVIVVNLVVDLLYGVLNPRIRHTR